The Pyrus communis chromosome 2, drPyrComm1.1, whole genome shotgun sequence genome includes a window with the following:
- the LOC137724713 gene encoding uncharacterized protein: MTSPETLLGPPELYRPNSAIDRRETPTITTFKQGPQLGQKRSKHSSTFPRFLNPCLKLFFNAGTRINSDTPTPATTPSSYSYYGRHEQGRKDLIHYVERAWNFDPLTTLRLTFTLRMAGKLDKEGFYKSMLWVHENHPLTLSLNVMVFVELGLIKDLLGILYMVLNDSITKENQPLNTVNTVVTNTMGAMAMNKMDAMPYYGYELYDGYYSCEYNGLYYGYDGFHGCGYEGYCGYGYNGRYGYGCNGCYGYGRDAFYGYGYRGYYVYDPYGYYWLGEEECVYEEENRKEIDGIDIQIDSAKIAVERYQNDRDFRNLHDRISGMFVELLISDLVFMEAGEIGKISFASKLCPSIFSKFDRATLLCENIAKRVFPRHSYEEYKYVEEAHYTYSVRYRLHKQVLVPLRKALKSLSVKTTAAVVRKNENAATETKKCSSSPNLEALISMQGYWKILKKERESKIPFELHMKIDAIFGISIGNWLKLPHQVTAYLDKEKGSDEIAELQWRQLVQELSSKGKLRNCIATCDVTGMRGTSKEMECIAMGLLISELSENPWKGMVFSFSDTPKLHKIEGDNLWSKCELMRQIECAEKLDFLEIYKRVLDIAVPQKLSHDKMPRRIFVFTCRDFNEAFKYDWWDDYKEASSRYRRKGYNLTVPDMVFWNLKGEIAEPEVIYSPVKENHKVGLIISGFSDNLLNMFFNGESDSRTYAAQFQAPYGIDVPDFIPKAEDMMKCVVSREELDNLLVLD, encoded by the coding sequence ATGACTTCTCCAGAAACATTACTGGGTCCACCGGAGCTCTACCGGCCTAATTCCGCCATAGACCGCCGCGAAACACCCACCATCACAACCTTCAAACAAGGCCCTCAACTGGGTCAAAAACGGTCTAAGCATTCTTCCACATTCCCACGCTTCTTGAACCCATGCCTAAAATTATTCTTCAATGCCGGCACGAGGATTAATAGTGACACCCCAACGCCAGCCACGACCCCTTCCAGTTACAGCTACTATGGCCGGCACGAGCAGGGGCGGAAGGATCTGATCCACTATGTAGAGAGGGCATGGAATTTTGACCCTCTCACCACTCTCAGACTTACTTTTACCCTAAGAATGGCGGGGAAGCTCGACAAAGAAGGGTTTTACAAATCCATGTTGTGGGTGCACGAAAACCACCCTTTAACCCTTTCTTTGAATGTCATGGTTTTTGTGGAATTAGGGTTAATCAAAGATCTTTTGGGGATCCTTTATATGGTTTTGAACGACTCCataacaaaagaaaaccaaCCGTTGAATACGGTGAACACTGTGGTTACGAATACGATGGGTGCTATGGCTATGAATAAAATGGACGCTATGCCATACTATGGCTATGAATTATACGATGGATACTATTCTTGTGAATACAATGGATTATACTATGGCTACGATGGATTCCATGGCTGTGGATATGAGGGATACTGTGGCTATGGCTACAACGGACGCTATGGCTATGGCTGCAACGGATGCTATGGCTATGGCAGGGACGCATTCTATGGCTATGGATACCGTGGATACTATGTTTATGACCCATATGGCTATTATTGGTTAGGGGAGGAAGAATGTGTCTATGAGGAAGAGAATAGAAAAGAGATAGATGGAATAGATATTCAAATTGACAGCGCCAAAATCGCGGTTGAGAGGTACCAAAATGACCGTGATTTTCGAAACTTGCACGATCGAATATCAGGTATGTTTGTTGAGCTATTGATATCAGATCTCGTGTTTATGGAGGCTGGTGAGATTGGAAAGATCAGTTTTGCTTCTAAATTAtgtccttcaattttttctaaATTCGATAGAGCAACCCTGCTCTGTGAAAACATAGCAAAGAGAGTTTTCCCACGCCACAGCTATGAGGAGTACAAATATGTTGAAGAAGCTCATTACACTTACAGTGTTCGTTATCGTTTGCACAAACAAGTGCTTGTTCCTCTGCGCAAAGCCTTAAAGTCATTGTCAGTGAAGACAACTGCAGCTGTTGTGCGAAAGAACGAGAATGCTGCTACCGAAACAAAGAAGTGCTCGTCTTCCCCAAATCTTGAGGCCCTGATTTCCATGCAAGGGTACTGGAAGATCCTtaagaaagaaagggaaagcaAAATACCCTTTGAGCTTCACATGAAGATAGATGCAATTTTTGGGATAAGCATTGGAAACTGGCTAAAACTTCCTCACCAAGTCACAGCTTACTTAGATAAGGAAAAGGGTAGTGATGAAATTGCTGAGCTTCAATGGCGGCAACTAGTCCAAGAGTTGTCAAGCAAAGGGAAGCTCAGGAACTGTATTGCAACATGTGACGTCACAGGCATGAGAGGGACAAGCAAGGAAATGGAGTGCATTGCAATGGGCTTATTAATTTCAGAACTGAGTGAAAATCCATGGAAAGGAATGGTTTTCTCATTCAGTGATACTCCCAAGCTTCATAAGATTGAAGGAGACAATCTTTGGTCCAAATGCGAGTTAATGAGGCAGATAGAATGTGCTGAGAAATTGGATTTCTTAGAGATTTACAAGAGAGTTTTGGACATTGCAGTCCCACAAAAGCTAAGCCATGACAAGATGCCCCGGCGGATTTTTGTGTTCACCTGTAGGGATTTCAATGAGGCCTTCAAATATGATTGGTGGGATGACTATAAGGAGGCTTCGAGTCGTTACAGAAGAAAAGGGTATAATCTGACTGTGCCAGATATGGTGTTTTGGAATCTTAAGGGAGAGATTGCTGAGCCAGAGGTCATTTATAGCCCAGTGAAGGAGAACCATAAAGTGGGGTTAATTATAAGTGGGTTTTCAGACAATCTGCTTAACATGTTCTTCAATGGAGAGTCGGATTCAAGAACATATGCAGCTCAGTTCCAAGCACCTTACGGTATTGATGTACCGGATTTCATTCCTAAAGCTGAGGATATGATGAAATGTGTAGTTTCAAGAGAAGAACTCGATAACTTGCTCGTATTAGATTGA